A single genomic interval of Bos taurus isolate L1 Dominette 01449 registration number 42190680 breed Hereford chromosome 6, ARS-UCD2.0, whole genome shotgun sequence harbors:
- the LOC540544 gene encoding UDP-glucuronosyltransferase 2B17 isoform X2 produces MTFMERVKNMIYVLYFDFWFQIFDEKTWNEFYSEVLGRPTTLLETVGKADMWLIRTYWDFEFPRPVLPNFEFVGGLHCKPAKPLPQEMEEFVQSSGENGIVVFTLGSMISNITEEKVNVIASALAQIPQKVLWRYDGKKPDTLGPNTRLYKWIPQNDLLGHPKTKAFITHGGTNGIYEAIYHGIPMVGLPLFADQPDNIARVKAKGAAVRVDLETMSSRDLLNALKEVINNPAYKEKAMWLSTIQRNQPIKPLDRAVFWIEFVMRHKGAKHLRPAAHNLTWFQYHSLDVIGFLLACVATVVFVTTKCFLLCYRKFAKTGKKQKRE; encoded by the exons ATGACATTCATGGAAAGGGTCAAAAATATGATATATGTACTTTATTTTGACTTCTGGTTCCAAATATTTGATGAGAAGACATGGAACGAGTTTTACAGTGAAGTACTGG GAAGACCCACTACATTATTAGAGACAGTTGGAAAAGCTGATATGTGGCTCATTCGAACCTACTGGGATTTTGAATTTCCTCGCCCAGTGCTGCCAAATTTTGAATTTGTTGGAGGCCTCCACTGCAAACCTGCCAAACCCCTGCCTCAG GAAATGGAAGAGTTTGTTCAGAGCTCTGGAGAAAATGGTATTGTGGTGTTTACTTTGGGGTCAATGATCAGTAACATAACAGAAGAAAAAGTCAATGTAATTGCATCAGCTCTTGCCCAGATTCCACAAAAA GTTCTATGGAGATATGATGGCAAGAAACCAGATACCCTAGGGCCCAATACCCGTCTGTATAAGTGGATCCCCCAAAACGACCTTCTTG GTCACCCAAAAACCAAAGCCTTTATAACTCATGGTGGTACCAATGGCATTTATGAGGCCATCTACCATGGGATCCCTATGGTGGGCCTTCCTTTGTTTGCTGATCAACCTGATAACATTGCCCGAGTGAAAGCCAAGGGAGCAGCTGTCAGAGTGGACTTGGAAACAATGTCATCAAGAGATCTGCTCAATGCATTGAAGGAAGTCATTAACAATCCTGC CTACAAAGAGAAGGCTATGTGGTTATCCACCATTCAACGCAATCAGCCTATAAAGCCCCTGGACCGAGCAGTCTTCTGGATTGAGTTTGTCATGCGCCACAAAGGAGCCAAGCACCTGAGGCCAGCCGCCCACAACCTCACCTGGTTCCAGTACCACTCTCTGGATGTGATTGGGTTCCTGCTGGCCTGTGTGGCAACTGTTGTATTTGTCACCACAAAATGCTTTCTCCTTTGTTACCGCAAGTTTGCTAAAACAGGAAAGAAGCAAAAAAGGGAGTAG
- the LOC540544 gene encoding UDP-glucuronosyltransferase 2B4 isoform X1 yields the protein MSMKWLSLLLLLQLTCYFSSGTCGKVLVWPVEFSHWMNMKAVLDELVMRGHEVTVLISSASTITDANKPSAFKFEIFPVSLTKDDFENAIKNLIEKWTYMAKNSFWTNVSSLGELKSLIFEFSGMLMKMCKEVVSKKKLMTKLQESRFDVLLADAAGPCGELLTEVLRIPLVYSLRFSPGYLFEKYSGKLSFPPSYVPVIFSALSDHMTFMERVKNMIYVLYFDFWFQIFDEKTWNEFYSEVLGRPTTLLETVGKADMWLIRTYWDFEFPRPVLPNFEFVGGLHCKPAKPLPQEMEEFVQSSGENGIVVFTLGSMISNITEEKVNVIASALAQIPQKVLWRYDGKKPDTLGPNTRLYKWIPQNDLLGHPKTKAFITHGGTNGIYEAIYHGIPMVGLPLFADQPDNIARVKAKGAAVRVDLETMSSRDLLNALKEVINNPAYKEKAMWLSTIQRNQPIKPLDRAVFWIEFVMRHKGAKHLRPAAHNLTWFQYHSLDVIGFLLACVATVVFVTTKCFLLCYRKFAKTGKKQKRE from the exons ATGTCTATGAAATGGCTCTCACTTCTGCTGCTACTACAGCTGACTTGCTATTTTAGCTCTGGGACTTGTGGAAAGGTGCTGGTGTGGCCAGTGGAATTTAGTCATTGGATGAATATGAAGGCAGTTCTGGATGAACTAGTCATGAGGGGTCATGAGGTGACTGTTCTAATATCTTCAGCTTCCACTATTACTGATGCCAACAAACCATCTGCTTTTAAGTTTGAGATTTTCCCTGTATCTTTAACTAAAGATGATTTTGAGAATGCTATCAAGAATTTGATTGAAAAATGGACTTATATGGCAAAAAATTCATTTTGGACAAATGTTTCATCATTGGGAGAATTGAAAAGcttaatttttgaattttctgGAATGCTTATGAAAATGTGTAAAGAAGTTGTTTCAAAAAAGAAACTTATGACAAAACTACAGGAATCAAGGTTTGATGTCCTTCTTGCAGATGCCGCTGGACCCTGTGGTGAGCTGCTGACTGAGGTACTTAGAATACCTTTAGTGTACAGTCTCCGTTTTTCGCCTGGCTATTTGTTTGAAAAATATAGTGGAAAACTTTCATTCCCACCATCCTATGTGCCTGTTATATTTTCAGCATTAAGTGATCACATGACATTCATGGAAAGGGTCAAAAATATGATATATGTACTTTATTTTGACTTCTGGTTCCAAATATTTGATGAGAAGACATGGAACGAGTTTTACAGTGAAGTACTGG GAAGACCCACTACATTATTAGAGACAGTTGGAAAAGCTGATATGTGGCTCATTCGAACCTACTGGGATTTTGAATTTCCTCGCCCAGTGCTGCCAAATTTTGAATTTGTTGGAGGCCTCCACTGCAAACCTGCCAAACCCCTGCCTCAG GAAATGGAAGAGTTTGTTCAGAGCTCTGGAGAAAATGGTATTGTGGTGTTTACTTTGGGGTCAATGATCAGTAACATAACAGAAGAAAAAGTCAATGTAATTGCATCAGCTCTTGCCCAGATTCCACAAAAA GTTCTATGGAGATATGATGGCAAGAAACCAGATACCCTAGGGCCCAATACCCGTCTGTATAAGTGGATCCCCCAAAACGACCTTCTTG GTCACCCAAAAACCAAAGCCTTTATAACTCATGGTGGTACCAATGGCATTTATGAGGCCATCTACCATGGGATCCCTATGGTGGGCCTTCCTTTGTTTGCTGATCAACCTGATAACATTGCCCGAGTGAAAGCCAAGGGAGCAGCTGTCAGAGTGGACTTGGAAACAATGTCATCAAGAGATCTGCTCAATGCATTGAAGGAAGTCATTAACAATCCTGC CTACAAAGAGAAGGCTATGTGGTTATCCACCATTCAACGCAATCAGCCTATAAAGCCCCTGGACCGAGCAGTCTTCTGGATTGAGTTTGTCATGCGCCACAAAGGAGCCAAGCACCTGAGGCCAGCCGCCCACAACCTCACCTGGTTCCAGTACCACTCTCTGGATGTGATTGGGTTCCTGCTGGCCTGTGTGGCAACTGTTGTATTTGTCACCACAAAATGCTTTCTCCTTTGTTACCGCAAGTTTGCTAAAACAGGAAAGAAGCAAAAAAGGGAGTAG